Sequence from the Candidatus Accumulibacter similis genome:
CGCCTGGGGTCGGGATGCGGCCCATCAGCGCGCAGACGGCGGCGAGCTCGGCCGAACCGAGGTAGACGTTGGTGTCGATGCCGAGCCGGTTCGGGAAGTTGCGCGTCGAGGTCGACATCGCCGTGCTGCCCTTGCGGATCTGTGCCTGGTTGCCCATGCACAGCGAACAGCCAGGCATTTCCATGCGCGCGCCGGACTTGCCGAGGATCGCGTAATAGCCTTCCTCGTTGAGGATCATCGCGTCCATCTTCGTCGGCGGCGCGATCCACAGGCGGGTCGGGATGTCGGTCTTGCCTTCGAGGACCTTGCCGGCGGCACGGAAGTGGCCGATGTTGGTCATGCACGAACCGATGAAGACCTCGTCGATCTTCTCGCCGGCGACCGCGGAGAGCAGCTTGACGTCGTCCGGATCGTTCGGGCAGGCAACCAGCGGTTCGAGCACGTCGGCGAGGTCGATCTCGATCACCGCCGCGTACTGCGCGTCGGCGTCGGCGCGCAGCAACTCGGGGCTGGCGATCCAGGCTTCCATCGCCTTGATGCGGCGGCCGAGCGTGCGCGCATCCTGGTAGCCATTGGCGATCATCCATTTCATGAGCGTGATGTTCGAGCGCATGTACTCGATGATCGGTTCCTTGTTCAGCGCCACCGTGCAGGCAGCGGCGGAACGCTCGGCGGCGGCATCCGAGAGCTCGAAGGCCTGCTCGACCTTGAGATCCGGCAGCCCTTCGATCTCCAGGATGCGGCCCGAGAAGACGTTCTTCTTGCCCTTCTTCTCGACCGTCAGCAGGCCGGCCTGGATGGCGTAGTAAGGAATCGCGTTGACCAGGTCGCGCAGCGTGACGCCGCGCTTGCCGGCTTCGGCGAGCGATCCCTTGAAGCGGACCAGCACCGACTCCGGCATGTCGAGCGGCATGACGCCGGTGGCGGCAGCGAAGGCGACGAGACCGGAACCGGCGGGGAACGAGATGCCGATCGGGAAGCGGGTATGCGAGTCGCCGCCGGTGCCGACGGTGTCGGGCAGCAGCAGGCGGTTGAGCCAGGAGTGGATGACGCCGTCGCCGGGACGCAGCGCGACGCCGCCGCGGGTGCTGATGAAGCCGGGAAGCTCGCGGTGCATGCGCACGTCGACCAGCTTCGGATAGGCGGCGGTGTGGCAGAAGGACTGCATCACCATGTCGGCCGAGAAGCCGAGGCAGGCCAGGTCCTTCAGTTCGTCACGCGTCATCGGGCCGGTGGTGTCCTGCGAGCCGACGGTGGTCATCCGCGGTTCGCAGTAGGTTCCGGGCAGGACGCCCTTGCCTTCCGGCAGACCGCAGGCGCGACCGACCATCTTCTGCGCCAGCGAGTAGCCCCTGCCCGGGTCGGCCGGATTCTGCGGCAGGGTGAACAACGTGGACGGCGGCAGGCCGAGCGCCTCGCGCGCCCGAGTCGTGAGGCCGCGGCCGACGATCAGCGGAATGCGGCCACCGGCGCGCACTTCGTCGAGAATCACCGGCGTCTTCAGTTGCGACTCGGCGATCACGGTGCCGTTCTTCAATGCGCTGACCTTCGAGGTGGCGGCGTCGATCCGCAATTCGATCTCGTCGCCCATGTCCATCTGGCCGCAATCGATCTCCACCGGCAGCGCACCGGCGTCTTCCATCGTGTTGAAGAAGATCGGCGCGATCTTCGAACCGAGGCAGACACCGCCGAAACGCTTGTTCGGGACAAAGGGGATGTCCTCGCCGGTGAACCAGAGGACCGAGTTGGTCGCCGACTTGCGCGACGAACCCGTGCCGACGACGTCACCGACGTAGGCGATCAGGTTGCCCTTGCTGGCGAGCGCTTCGAGCTGCTTGATCGGGCCGCGCTCACCCGGCTTGTCGGGGTCGATCCCGGGGCGCGGATTCTTGAGCATCGCCAGCGCATGCAGCGGGATGTCCGGACGCGACCAGGCGTCGGGGGCCGGCGACAGGTCGTCGGTGTTGGTTTCGCCGGTGACCTTGAACACCGTCAGCTTCTGCGACGCCGGCACCGGCGGCCGCGAGGTGAACCACTCGCCGTCGGCCCAGCTCTGCAGCACGGCCCTGGCGTTGGCGTTGCCCTGGTCGGCGAGTTCCTTGACATCGTGGAAATAGTCGAAGACGAGCAGGGTCTTCTTCAGTCCGGCGGCGGCCGCTTCACCGGTCGGGCCGGCGAGGAGATCGATCAGCGGCTTGACGTTGTAGCCACCGAGCATCGTGCCGAGCAGTTCGGTCGCCTTGAGCGGCGAGATCAGCGCACACGCCGCGTCGCCCTGGGCGACGCGGGCGAGGAATTCGGCCTTGACCTTGGCGGCATCGTCGACACCGGCCGGGACGCGGTAGGTGATCAGCTCGAGCAAGGTCTCCTCTTCACCCGGCGGCGGATTCTGCAGCAGGCCGACGAGTTCCTCGGTCTGTTTCGCAGTCAGCGGCAGAGGCGGAATACCAAGCAAAGCGCGCTCGGCAACATGGGCACGGTAGGCTTCCAGCACGGCGACGTCCTTTCTCAAAGGTGGTACGGCAACGAAAGCGCCATTGTACTGCATGGGTGCCCGGGCGACCGCGGCAACGGCCGCCGGCAGCCGGGCGACTGGCGCAACAAAGAGCTGACACCTGTGCGCCGCCTTGTCTATAATGCCCCGATGGACCTCCCGACCAGCCTTCTGTTGTCAATCCTCAGCGCCGTTGCCGAAGCGGCGCTGGAACCGGCTGCCGAGCAGCCGGCCGCGCAGGAGGCGTACGGCTTGCCGCGCGCGCTGCCGGACGAAGCGCGAAAGGGAGTCATGCAGCCACCCGCAGGTGACGGCTACCTGACCATCAACGGGCAGCAGTGGCCGCTCGCGCCGACGGCCCAGATCCGCAACCGGCAGAACCTGATCGTCCTGCCGATGCAGATCGAGACGGCGACCGAAGTCGTCTATGTCACCAACGCCGACGGCGCGATCCACCGCGTCTGGATGCTGACGCCGACCGAATCGGCGGTGGCGCGCCAGCGCTAGAACAAGCGGGGAACAATGGCAAGAAAGCTGTTCATCCGCACCTTCGGGTGCCAGATGAACGAGTACGACTCGGA
This genomic interval carries:
- a CDS encoding bifunctional aconitate hydratase 2/2-methylisocitrate dehydratase gives rise to the protein MLEAYRAHVAERALLGIPPLPLTAKQTEELVGLLQNPPPGEEETLLELITYRVPAGVDDAAKVKAEFLARVAQGDAACALISPLKATELLGTMLGGYNVKPLIDLLAGPTGEAAAAGLKKTLLVFDYFHDVKELADQGNANARAVLQSWADGEWFTSRPPVPASQKLTVFKVTGETNTDDLSPAPDAWSRPDIPLHALAMLKNPRPGIDPDKPGERGPIKQLEALASKGNLIAYVGDVVGTGSSRKSATNSVLWFTGEDIPFVPNKRFGGVCLGSKIAPIFFNTMEDAGALPVEIDCGQMDMGDEIELRIDAATSKVSALKNGTVIAESQLKTPVILDEVRAGGRIPLIVGRGLTTRAREALGLPPSTLFTLPQNPADPGRGYSLAQKMVGRACGLPEGKGVLPGTYCEPRMTTVGSQDTTGPMTRDELKDLACLGFSADMVMQSFCHTAAYPKLVDVRMHRELPGFISTRGGVALRPGDGVIHSWLNRLLLPDTVGTGGDSHTRFPIGISFPAGSGLVAFAAATGVMPLDMPESVLVRFKGSLAEAGKRGVTLRDLVNAIPYYAIQAGLLTVEKKGKKNVFSGRILEIEGLPDLKVEQAFELSDAAAERSAAACTVALNKEPIIEYMRSNITLMKWMIANGYQDARTLGRRIKAMEAWIASPELLRADADAQYAAVIEIDLADVLEPLVACPNDPDDVKLLSAVAGEKIDEVFIGSCMTNIGHFRAAGKVLEGKTDIPTRLWIAPPTKMDAMILNEEGYYAILGKSGARMEMPGCSLCMGNQAQIRKGSTAMSTSTRNFPNRLGIDTNVYLGSAELAAVCALMGRIPTPGEYLEQVQAVNAKAADVYRYMNFDQIREFSEVADTVTV